A window of the Garra rufa chromosome 10, GarRuf1.0, whole genome shotgun sequence genome harbors these coding sequences:
- the LOC141344811 gene encoding delta-like protein C — MAQFLSTYFLLLISAQLVKSSGVFELKVHSFTTSSSSVCKQSNDCEFFFRVCLNYTQDVISYRLACSNGTGLTGTLNTEQNSISTSAPITVPFNLKWLGTVAVIIEAWNAEPSNDHPTENLNNMIGHFATKINLTIGQKWSQDVHLGEQSELRFSYRVVCDKFYYGDDCSDFCRSRDDPFGHFTCNDTGSRICLPEWKGEYCAEPICLSGCSEEHGFCEAPGQCKCFTGWQGSRCDECVPYPGCLHGTCKLPWQCSCKKGWGGLLCDKESNV; from the exons ATGGCTCAGTTTTTATCAACATACTTCTTGCTTTTGATATCAGCGCAACTG GTCAAATCGTCTGGTGTGTTTGAGTTGAAAGTGCACTCTTTCACAACCAGCAGCAGCAGTGTGTGTAAACAGTCCAATGACTGTGAGTTTTTTTTCCGTGTTTGCCTGAACTACACGCAGGATGTCATATCATATAGACTGGCATGTTCAAATGGCACTGGACTGACAGGAACATTAAACACAGAGCAGAACTCCATCTCCACTAGTGCACCAATAACTGTGCCCTTTAACTTAAAGTGGCTG GGAACAGTTGCAGTGATAATTGAAGCATGGAATGCAGAGCCCTCCAATGATCATCCAACAG AGAATCTAAACAATATGATTGGCCACTTCGCTACCAAAATAAACCTTACTATTGGTCAGAAATGGTCCCAGGATGTGCATCTCGGAGAGCAAAGTGAGCTGCGCTTTAGCTATCGTGTTGTGTGTGATAAATTCTACTATGGCGACGACTGCTCTGATTTCTGCCGTTCACGGGATGACCCCTTTGGTCACTTTACCTGTAACGACACTGGAAGCAGAATTTGCTTGCCTGAATGGAAAGGCGAATATTGCGCAGAGC CTATCTGCTTATCTGGCTGTAGTGAGGAACATGGTTTTTGTGAGGCCCCTGGTCAGTGCAAGTGCTTCACTGGGTGGCAGGGCTCCCGCTGTGATGAGTGCGTACCTTACCCAGGGTGCTTACATGGCACCTGCAAACTGCCCTGGCAGTGCAGTTGCAAGAAGGGATGGGGTGGCCTGTTGTGCGACAAGGAATCTAATGTCTGA
- the LOC141344810 gene encoding tripartite motif-containing protein 16-like, which yields MAEASISVAQDQFSCSICLDLLKDPVTITCGHSYCMNCITDCWNQDDQKGVYSCPQCRQTFASRPALGKNTMLAEVVEKLKKTKVQTARPALNLAGPRDVECDVCTGRKYKAIKSCLLCLESYCQTHFEHHEAFRTGKRHKITDATGRLQEMICPLHDKLLEVYCRTDQKCICLLCTMDEHKSHDTVSSTSERTEKQKQLEDTQRNFQQRIQERAIELEKLKEAVETQKRSAQAAVEDSERIFTEIIRSIERSHSEVIQKIRDQEKAEVSRAEGLLKELEQEIDDLRRRDADLKQLSHTDNHIHFLQRFQSLSEPLKHTDVSGATTSSLLLVEDLGKSFSELKEKLEVFCKDEIENIFCPGTYLKEPKTRKDFLKYFHQLSLDRNTAHKRLCLSEENRVATNTDTVQPYPDHPDRFDNIPEVLCRESVRGRCYWEVECSANSGYGVGIAVSYKSISRKGDRTASGFGHNDHSWRLSRSNSSFSFMHNNKRTDLSVPSSSCRIGVYVDHRAGILSFYSVSDTMTLIHTVQTTFIQPLYPGFWLESGARVKL from the exons ATGGCAGAAGCCAGTATTTCCGTGGCTCAGGATCAGTTCAGCTGTTCAATCTGTCTGGATCTATTAAAGGATCCAGTGACCATCacctgtggacacagttactgtatgaACTGCATTACAGACTGCTGGAATCAAGATGATCAGAAGGGAGTttacagctgccctcagtgcagacagaccttcgCTTCAAGACCTGCTTTAGGTAAAAATACTATGCTGGCTGAAGTGGTGGAGAAACTTAAGAAGACAAAAGTCCAAACAGCTCGTCCTGCTCTTAATTTGGCTGGTCCTCGAGATGTGGAGTGTGACGTCTGCACTGGGAGAAAATATAAAGCCATCAAGTCCTGTCTGTTGTGTCTGGAGTCTTACTGTCAAACTCACTTTGAGCATCATGAGGCTTTTCGCACAGGTAAACGACACAAGATAACTGATGCCACTGGACGACTTCAGGAGATGATTTGTCCTCTACATGATAAACTGCTAGAGGTTTACTGTCGTACTGACCAGAAATGTATCTGTCTACTGTGTACTATGGATGAACATAAAAGTCATGACACTGTGTCATCTACATCAGAGAGGACAGAAAAACAG AAACAGTTGGAAGACACACAAAGAAATTTCCAGCAGAGAATCCAAGAGAGAGCAATTGAGCTTGAGAAGCTGAAAGAGGCTGTGGAGACTCAGAAG CGCTCTGCACAGgcagcagtggaggacagtgagaggatctttactgaaATAATCCGCTCCATTGAAAGAAGCCACTCTGAGGTGATACAGAAGATCAGAGATCAAGAAAAGGCTGAagtgagtcgagctgaaggaCTCTTGAAGGAACTGGAGCAGGAAATTGATGATCTGAGGAGGCGAGACGCTGATCTGAAACAGCTTTCACACACAGACAATCACATCCATTTCCTTCAG AGATTCCAGTCTCTCTCTGAACCTTTAAAACATACCGATGTCTCCGGAGCTACTACCAGTTCTCTCCTCCTAGTGGAGGATTTGGGGAAATCTTTCTCTGAACTGAAAGAAAAGCTGGAGGTGTTCTGTAAAGATGAGATAGAAAACATATTCTGTCCAG GTACTTACCTGAAGGAGCCTAAGACTAGGAAGGACTTCCTAAAGT ATTTCCATCAACTCTCTCTGGATCGAAACACAGCACATAAACGTCTCTGTCTGTCTGAGGAAAATAGAGTGGCTACTAACACTGACACAGTCcagccgtatcctgatcatccagacagatttgacaACATTCCtgaggtgttgtgtagagagagtgtgagaggacgctgttactgggaggttGAGTGCAGTGCAAATAGCGGATATGGGGTGGGTATAGCAGTCTcttataagagcatcagcaggaagggagaCAGAACTGCAAGTGGATTTGGACATAATGATCACTCCTGGAGATTGTCACGCTCTAATTCCTCTTTCTCATTCATGCACAATAACAAACGGACTGATCTCTCTGTACCATCCAGCTCCtgtagaataggagtgtatgtggatcacagAGCAGGaattctgtccttctacagcgtctctgacacaatgaccctcatccacacagtccagacCACATTCATTCAACCACTCTATCCTGGGTTTTGGTTAGAATCAGGTGCAAGGGTGAAACTGTGA
- the LOC141344003 gene encoding tripartite motif-containing protein 16-like, with product MAEASILVGEDQFSCPICLELLKDPVTIPCGHSYCMSCITDCWNKYDKEGLYSCPECRQSFTPRPALNNNVMLAEMVDNLKNTRSAQGYAEPGDVECDVCTERKRKAVKSCMMCLESYCQSHFECHEVSHPRKRHKVTDATGQIQEMICSEHDRLLEVFCRSDQKCICLSCMMNEHKNHDTVSVEAERTEKQIQVGDTVTIIQRKIQERQTELQKLMEFVQTHKWSAQSAVEDSERIFTELIHCIERSRSEVTQMIRDREKTEVSRAEGLLKQLQQEIDDLQKRDTELKQLLDDENHIHFLQSFPFLFVPPASSDSTVSSLLSYDDVRRSVSIIRSKLENFCREIEQIPGGVKIKILTPITEPKTREHFMHYYHQCTLDSESVHKHLYLSEENKVAACTGTLQPYPDHPDRFDAWPQVLCRESVCGRSYWEVEWSGTQGVGISVSYKSISRKGRGTECKFGCNDQSWRLFCCPSAYLFSHNNKKSVLPEVSNSSKIGVYVDHRAGILSFYNVSDTMTLIHRIQTTFTQPLYPGFGITPDSSVKLCPL from the exons ATGGCAGAAGCCAGTATTTTAGTGGGCGAGGATCAATTCAGCTGTCCGATCTGTCTGGAGCTACTGAAGGATCCAGTGACCATTCCCTGTGGACATAGTTACTGTATGAGCTGCATTACAGACTGCTGGAATAAATATGATAAGGAGGGACTTTACAGCTGCCCTGAGTGCAGACAGAGCTTTACTCCAAGACCTGCTTTAAATAACAATGTGATGTTGGCTGAAATGGTGGACAACTTGAAGAATACAAGATCTGCTCAGGGTTATGCTGAACCTGGAGATGTGGAATGTGACGTCTGTACTGAAAGGAAACGCAAAGCTGTAAAGTCCTGTATGATGTGTCTAGAATCATACTGTCAAAGTCACTTTGAGTGTCATGAGGTATCTCACCCAAGGAAACGACACAAAGTGACTGACGCCACTGGACAAATCCAGGAGATGATCTGCTCTGAACATGACAGACTACTGGAGGTTTTTTGTCGTTCTGACCAGAAATGTATTTGTTTGAGTTGTATGATGAATGAACACAAAAATCATGACACTGTTTCAGTTGAAGCAGAGAGGACAGAGAAACAG ATACAGGTTGGAGACACAGTAACAATTATACAGAGGAAAATTCAAGAGAGGCAAACAGAGCTTCAGAAGCTGATGGAATTTGTGCAGACTCACAAG TGGTCTGCACAGTCAGCggtggaggacagtgagaggatctttaccGAACTGATCCACTGcattgagagaagccgctctgagGTGACACAGATGATCAGAGATCGAGAAAAGACTGAagtgagtcgagctgaaggaCTCCTAAAGCAACTGCAGCAGGAGATCGATGATCTGCAGAAGAGAGATACTGAGCTGAAGCAGCTTCTAGACGATGAAAACCACATCCACTTCCTGCAG AGTTTTCCATTTCTCTTTGTACCTCCTGCATCTTCAGACAGCACTGTCAGTTCTCTCCTCTCTTATGATGATGTGAGAAGATCCGTCTCCATAATAAGAAGTAAACTTGAAAATTTTTGCAGAGAGATTGAACAGATACCTGGTGGAG TGAAAATTAAAATCCTCACACCCATCACTGAACCCAAAACAAGAGAGCACTTCATGCATT ATTACCATCAGTGTACTCTGGATTCAGAGTCAGTACATAAACACCTCTATCTTTCTGAGGAGAACAAAGTGGCTGCTTGTACTGGTACGCTGcagccgtatcctgatcatccagacagatttgatgcttggcctcaggtgttgtgtagagagagtgtgtgtggacgctctTACTGGGAGGTGGAGTGGAGTGGGACTCAGGGTGTGGgaatatcagtgtcatataagagcatcagcaggaagggacgGGGTACTGAGTGTAAATTTGGatgtaatgatcagtcctggagatTGTTCTGCTGTCCCTCTGCATATTTATTTAGTCACAATAACAAAAAATCTGTTCTCCCTGAAGTCTCCAACTCCTCTAAAATAGGGGTGTATGTGGATCACAGAGCAGGAATTCTGTCCTTCTACAACGTCTCTGATACAATGACCCTCATCCACAGAAtccagaccacattcactcaACCGCTCTATCCGGGGTTTGGCATAACTCCGGACTCATCAGTGAAACTGTGTCCTTTGTAG
- the LOC141344009 gene encoding tripartite motif-containing protein 16-like protein: MEEAKISVAEDQFSCPICLDLLKGPVTIPCGHSYCMNCITDCWNKEDQWRVYSCPECRQTFSPRPALNMNVMFAEMVEKLKKKKVQMKVEAQSFSYAEPGDVECDVCTGRKRKAVKACLMCLESYCQTHIECHKESHSSKRHKLTDAGRIHKMICSKHDRLQEIFCRTDQLCICLMCMMDEHKNHDTVSVEAEWTEKQNQVGELQEKCQRRIQERQKKLQELKEAIKTHKSSAQAAVKESERIFTELIRSIKRSRTEVIQMIRNQEQAEVSRAEGLLKQLEREIDDLRRRGAELEQLLHIDVQIHFLQSFQSLSKPLESTVVPRITVSSVLPYDDVRKSVSHLKEILEEFCKEKVERLSGQVTYINIISNNEPRTREEFLQYSRQLTLDPNTSHKQLHLSKDHRVATFTQTEQPYPDHPDRFDVWPQALCRERVCGRCYWEVEWSAGAGISVSYKSICRKGETKDCLFGYKNESWKLQCSQSSHLFFHNNIKTYLPMFPSTCRIGVYVDHRAGILSFYKVSDTMTLIHRVQTTFTQPLYPGFGVYGSTVKLCNLRE; the protein is encoded by the exons ATGGAAGAAGCTAAAATTTCAGTGGCTGAGGATCAGTTCAGCTGTCCTATCTGTCTGGATCTACTAAAGGGTCCAGTAACCATcccctgtggacacagttactgtatgaACTGCATTACAGACTGCTGGAATAAAGAAGATCAGTGGAGAGTGTATAGCTGCCCTGAatgcagacagaccttcagtccaagacctgctttaAATATGAATGTGATGTTTGCTGAAatggtggagaaactgaagaagaaaaaagtcCAGATGAAAGTCGAGGCTCAGTCTTTCAGTTACGCTGAACCTGGAGATGTGGAGTGTGATGTTTGTACTGGACGGAAACGTAAAGCTGTCAAGGCCTGTCTGATGTGTCTGGAATCATACTGTCAAACTCACATTGAGTGTCATAAGGAATCTCATTCAAGTAAGCGACATAAACTAACTGATGCTGGACGAATCCACAAAATGATCTGCTCTAAACATGACCGACTGCAAGAGATTTTTTGTCGAACTGACCAACTATGTATTTGTTTGATGTGTATGATGGATGAACACAAAAATCACGATACTGTGTCAGTTGAAGCAGAGTGGACTGAGAAACAG AATCAGGTTGGAGAGTTACAAGAAAAATGCCAGCGGAGAATCCAAGAGAGACAGAAGAAGCTTCAAGAGCTCAAAGAGGCTATTAAGACTCACAAG AGCTCTGCACAGGCAGCAGTGAAGGAGAGTGAGAGGATCTTTACAGAACTGATCCGTTCTATTAAGAGAAGCCGCACTGAGGTGATACAGATGATCAGAAACCAAGAACAGGCTGAagtgagtcgagctgaaggaCTCTTGAAGCAACTGGAGCGGGAGATTGACGATCTGAGAAGGAGAGGTGCTGAACTGGAGCAGCTTTTACACATAGATGTTCAAATCCATTTCCTACAG AGTTTCCAGTCTCTTTCGAAACCTCTGGAATCTACAGTCGTTCCCAGAATTACTGTCAGTTCTGTCCTCCCTTATGATGATGTGAGAAAATCTGTCTCTCACTTGAAAGAAATACTGGAGGAGTTCTGTAAAGAGAAAGTAGAGCGGTTATCTGGTCAAG TAACATACATCAACATTATTTCCAATAATGAACCCAGGACTAGGGAGGAATTCCTACAGT aTTCCCGTCAACTCACTCTGGACCCAAACACTTCGCATAAACAGCTTCATCTGTCTAAGGACCACAGAGTGGCTACATTCACTCAAACAGAGcagccgtatcctgatcatccagacagatttgatgttTGGCCCCAGGCTTTGTGCAGAGAAAgagtgtgtggacgctgttactgggaggtgGAGTGGAGTGCTGGTGCAGGAATATCAGTGTCATACAAGAGCATCTGCAGGAAGGGAGAAACTAAAGATTGTTTATTTGGGTATAAAAATGAGTCCTGGAAATTGCAGTGCTCTCAATCCAGTCACTTATTTTTTCACAATAACATTAAGACTTATCTCCCTATGTTCCCCAGCACCTGTAGAATAGGAGTGTACGTGGATCACAGAGCAGGAATTCTGTCCTTCTACAAAGTTTCTGACACAATGACCCTCATCCACAGagtccagaccacattcactcaaccgctctatcctgggtttggaGTTTATGGGTCAACAGTGAAACTGTGTAATCTGAGAGAGTAG